One stretch of Thermococcus sp. DNA includes these proteins:
- a CDS encoding DUF131 domain-containing protein, whose amino-acid sequence MRGEELILAGMALIFTGFLLIFIGTLLSATGEAEVEGGGVIMIGPIPIVFGTGRGVTIAMILAVVLMALWIVGALLARRG is encoded by the coding sequence ATGAGGGGGGAAGAACTCATACTGGCCGGCATGGCTCTGATATTCACTGGCTTTCTCCTAATATTCATTGGAACGCTCCTCTCGGCCACCGGGGAGGCCGAGGTCGAGGGCGGAGGAGTCATAATGATAGGCCCAATCCCGATAGTCTTCGGAACCGGAAGGGGAGTAACGATAGCAATGATCCTCGCGGTTGTTCTGATGGCCCTCTGGATAGTAGGTGCTCTCCTAGCTAGGAGGGGATGA
- a CDS encoding HAD family hydrolase, giving the protein MLVLLDLDDTLCNTWEAGKRTILASIPTFLRRGKVRAVLYVLTGKFRELEGSEKAHMLDFEELVGLILRRVYGDVSEEDVSYFSQKIEELFFKHLRLYPDSIPFLRGLKELGARIVLITDSSTRWQRRKIEFLGIGDYLDGVIISGETGHSKLEDYNFRLALERFPDEEVYVIGDRDETDMRGGKSIGATTILVRRGYYRSRKSRFADYVVGNLLEALEVIRREHEKRT; this is encoded by the coding sequence ATGCTCGTCCTCCTTGACCTCGACGACACCCTCTGCAACACATGGGAGGCAGGAAAGAGGACGATACTCGCGTCAATCCCCACCTTTCTCAGGAGGGGTAAGGTGAGGGCCGTTCTCTACGTCCTTACTGGTAAATTCAGGGAGCTTGAGGGAAGCGAAAAGGCCCACATGCTCGACTTTGAGGAGCTCGTCGGGCTCATCCTGAGGAGGGTTTACGGCGACGTAAGTGAGGAAGATGTGAGCTACTTCTCGCAGAAAATAGAGGAGCTGTTCTTCAAACACCTCCGCCTCTACCCCGATTCCATCCCATTCCTCAGGGGCCTGAAGGAGCTTGGAGCCAGAATAGTCCTGATAACCGACTCCTCAACCCGGTGGCAGAGGAGGAAGATAGAGTTCCTCGGCATAGGTGATTACCTTGACGGGGTTATAATAAGCGGCGAAACCGGTCACAGCAAGCTCGAAGACTACAACTTTCGGCTGGCCCTGGAGAGGTTTCCGGATGAGGAGGTCTATGTTATAGGTGACAGGGACGAGACCGACATGAGGGGCGGGAAGTCAATCGGGGCAACAACGATACTCGTAAGGCGGGGCTACTACCGCTCCAGAAAGAGTCGCTTCGCCGACTACGTTGTTGGGAACCTCCTTGAGGCTCTGGAGGTGATAAGGCGTGAGCATGAAAAGCGAACTTAA
- the mfnA gene encoding tyrosine decarboxylase MfnA, which yields MFPERGSGEDEVLRELEEKTKEDLTFDSGKILGSMCTYPHPLAIKVVTMYIDRNLGDPGLHVGSHEIEREAVEMLANLLGLEKGYGHIVSGGTEANILAVRAFRNLSDAEKPELILPESAHFSFIKAGEMLGVKLVWAKLNDDYTVNVKDVEEKITDNTIGIVGIAGTTGLGVVDDIPALSDLALDYDIPLHVDAAFGGFVIPFAKALGYNIPDFDFRLKGVKSITIDPHKMGMVPIPAGGIIFRERKYLEAISVLAPYLAGGKIWQATITGTRPGANALAVWAMIKHLGFEGYKKIVRTAMELSRWFAGELKKIPGVHLIREPVLNIVSFSTKNLEEVERELKERGWGISAHRGYIRIVMMPHVRKEHLEEFLRDLKETMERL from the coding sequence ATGTTTCCGGAGAGGGGAAGCGGAGAGGATGAAGTGCTGAGGGAACTGGAGGAGAAGACTAAGGAAGACCTGACCTTCGACTCGGGCAAGATTTTAGGTTCCATGTGCACCTACCCGCATCCTCTAGCCATCAAAGTTGTTACGATGTACATAGACAGGAACCTCGGAGACCCCGGTTTACACGTCGGGAGCCATGAGATTGAGAGAGAAGCCGTTGAGATGCTGGCAAACCTCCTCGGCCTTGAGAAAGGCTACGGCCACATAGTCTCTGGAGGAACCGAGGCGAACATTTTAGCTGTAAGAGCCTTCAGAAACCTGAGCGATGCTGAAAAGCCGGAGCTCATCCTTCCGGAGAGCGCCCACTTCTCCTTCATAAAAGCTGGAGAGATGCTCGGCGTTAAGCTAGTCTGGGCGAAGCTTAACGATGACTACACCGTCAACGTGAAGGACGTGGAGGAAAAGATTACGGACAACACGATAGGCATCGTAGGCATAGCGGGAACGACAGGTTTGGGCGTTGTCGATGACATTCCCGCCCTGAGCGACCTCGCCTTGGACTATGACATCCCCCTCCACGTGGATGCTGCCTTCGGTGGCTTCGTGATTCCCTTCGCCAAGGCCCTCGGCTACAATATCCCGGATTTTGACTTCAGGCTGAAGGGTGTCAAGAGCATAACGATAGACCCCCACAAGATGGGTATGGTGCCGATCCCAGCAGGAGGAATAATCTTCCGCGAGAGGAAATACCTTGAGGCGATAAGCGTCCTCGCACCCTATTTGGCTGGGGGAAAGATATGGCAGGCTACAATAACGGGAACGAGGCCCGGAGCAAATGCTTTAGCGGTCTGGGCAATGATAAAGCACCTCGGCTTCGAGGGCTACAAGAAGATAGTGAGAACGGCAATGGAGCTCAGCAGATGGTTCGCGGGCGAGCTTAAGAAAATCCCCGGAGTTCACCTTATCCGCGAGCCAGTCCTGAACATTGTCTCATTCTCGACAAAAAACCTTGAGGAGGTCGAGAGGGAACTGAAAGAACGTGGCTGGGGCATAAGCGCTCACAGGGGCTATATCAGGATAGTCATGATGCCCCACGTGAGAAAAGAACATTTAGAGGAGTTTTTGAGGGATTTAAAGGAGACCATGGAGCGTTTGTGA
- a CDS encoding cation:proton antiporter, whose protein sequence is MEFLASLAILLVVAKSLEWLFEKFEIHPIIAHVLTGITLGPFLLGIIEPSEGLEVLAEFGLIMMMLYMGLTSNFSAIAQNTKKAIVVASLGVAFSFIFGFLTVYLFGKGLAAAIFVGATLGNTAIEVTSGVLVRERVKREVSSILMGAAFVDDIIAVYLIGIITGMSRGSLNPVSFGVLTVKIIAFIVATLLVSELVFKRSQRFYAIVRNLNIFFTFTLILTFTLAILAEWVGLNQIIGAYLAGLTISRLRERKDPLVITRIKLNELIEDLQIVLTEFFIPLFFIYVGLEFNPPLTTLSLSFIILLYASAVLGKLLGCGLGAKLFGLSWRDSTLIGIGMGGRGSLEMAILTFGLRNGIIDQVVFASVIMVSMLTALTTPIFFRAYIERALKG, encoded by the coding sequence GTGGAGTTCCTTGCATCGCTGGCGATTCTCCTCGTCGTTGCAAAGAGCCTGGAATGGCTCTTCGAGAAGTTCGAGATTCATCCCATAATAGCCCACGTGCTAACAGGTATAACCCTCGGCCCCTTCCTGCTGGGCATCATAGAGCCGAGTGAAGGGCTTGAGGTTCTAGCGGAGTTCGGTCTCATAATGATGATGCTCTACATGGGGCTGACGAGCAACTTCTCGGCGATAGCCCAGAACACGAAGAAAGCCATCGTTGTCGCCTCCCTGGGCGTTGCGTTCTCCTTCATCTTTGGCTTTCTCACGGTCTACCTCTTCGGCAAGGGTCTGGCGGCAGCCATATTCGTCGGGGCCACACTCGGGAACACCGCCATAGAGGTCACAAGTGGCGTGCTCGTGAGGGAGAGGGTGAAAAGAGAAGTTTCGTCGATACTCATGGGAGCTGCCTTTGTTGACGACATCATAGCGGTCTATCTCATCGGCATAATCACGGGCATGAGCAGGGGAAGTCTTAACCCCGTTTCCTTCGGGGTGCTGACGGTAAAGATAATAGCCTTCATAGTGGCCACTTTACTCGTCTCAGAGCTCGTCTTCAAGCGCTCCCAGAGGTTCTACGCGATAGTAAGAAACCTCAACATCTTTTTCACCTTCACCCTCATACTCACCTTTACCCTCGCCATACTGGCCGAGTGGGTCGGCCTGAACCAGATAATTGGGGCTTATCTGGCCGGTCTCACGATAAGCAGGCTGAGGGAGAGGAAAGACCCGCTGGTGATCACTAGGATAAAACTCAACGAGCTGATAGAAGACCTTCAGATTGTTCTAACGGAGTTTTTCATTCCCCTTTTCTTCATCTACGTGGGTCTTGAGTTCAACCCACCCCTTACAACCCTCAGTCTGAGCTTCATAATTCTCCTCTACGCCTCGGCAGTTCTGGGGAAGCTCCTCGGCTGTGGACTCGGGGCAAAGCTCTTCGGCCTGAGCTGGAGGGACTCCACACTCATAGGAATCGGCATGGGTGGCAGGGGAAGCCTTGAGATGGCAATCCTGACTTTTGGACTGAGGAACGGGATAATAGACCAGGTGGTTTTCGCAAGTGTTATCATGGTTTCGATGCTCACGGCACTGACAACGCCAATATTCTTCAGGGCGTACATAGAAAGGGCCTTAAAGGGGTGA
- a CDS encoding diacylglycerol/polyprenol kinase family protein — translation MSMKSELKRKALHLTGLTVPIIYLLLGRNATLIFVGTAFAVFVALEPFRVIEGWREEVLRRLHLYAPPELAEHVERLERHIDEITRPHERERVAAHIYFAAASFIVVYFFSTRIAVGAIALATLGDALAAIIGKSHGRHRFSNGKSVEGSLAYFLTGLAILIPLVGPLGALIGSLAGTVVEFYNLPPDDNFSNQLAVALTLYLLSLL, via the coding sequence GTGAGCATGAAAAGCGAACTTAAGCGCAAGGCCCTCCATCTGACAGGCCTTACAGTTCCGATAATCTACCTCCTCCTGGGCAGGAACGCGACGCTGATATTCGTTGGCACGGCCTTTGCGGTCTTCGTTGCTCTGGAGCCCTTCAGGGTTATAGAGGGATGGCGTGAGGAAGTCCTCAGGAGGCTGCATCTCTACGCCCCTCCTGAACTTGCGGAGCACGTGGAAAGGCTTGAGAGGCACATAGACGAGATAACGAGGCCCCACGAGAGGGAGCGCGTCGCGGCCCATATATACTTTGCAGCTGCATCCTTCATCGTGGTCTACTTCTTTTCCACGAGGATAGCCGTCGGGGCAATAGCCCTCGCGACGCTCGGCGATGCCCTTGCCGCTATAATCGGCAAAAGCCATGGAAGGCACCGCTTTTCAAACGGGAAAAGCGTTGAGGGAAGTCTCGCATACTTTCTCACAGGACTTGCGATACTGATCCCCCTTGTGGGCCCGCTGGGGGCGCTTATAGGTTCTCTGGCCGGTACTGTTGTCGAGTTCTACAACCTCCCGCCCGATGACAACTTCTCGAACCAGCTGGCCGTCGCGCTTACCCTCTACCTGCTCTCACTCCTCTGA